A DNA window from Allokutzneria albata contains the following coding sequences:
- a CDS encoding glycosyltransferase has protein sequence MVSVVVVNYRGVEDTLTCLRALRTDLDYPGDRLEIICVDNASGDGSAERLRAEPGVRVVESPANLGFAGGCNLGVEHAKGQVLAFLNNDARPHRNWARAAVAALEADRTIGAVAGKVLDWDGKKIDFVDGGLAWYGAGYKLHAGQPDDGSHDSPKDVLFGTGSSLFVRASVFRELGGFDERFFMFYEDVDLGWRMNLRGWRVRFEPRCLAYHRHHASMSTVDNSREAYLLERNALAALYKNVEDETLAKALPAALALTVRRATARGGVDPEQLEITRKPDGPDLTAPVEVPRITLAGVLAIDRFVEMMPSLKASREVEQVARRRSDRDLLPLMRNAMERASPEIPYLLAHDALVETLGVDQVYGRPRKIMVITADSISRKMAGPAIRAWNMAEVLGREHEVRLVTLNKHCQPPEAPFPVRYIPAAKMHEQTPWADVIVLQGHVLEMLPWLKTSDQILVCDVYDPMHLEQLEQGKDLDAGRRAHVVDVVTTVLSNQLERGDFFLCASERQRHLWLGHLGAIGRLTPLLYDADPTVRSLLAVSPFGLSAKPAERTGPGLRANVDGIGESDKVVLWAGGVYSWFDPLTLVHAVDRLRHKRDDVKLCFLGMRHPNPDVPEMDMATQTRRLAERLDIVGRHVFFNEGWVPYDERQNWLLDANCGVTTHYEHVETTFAFRTRTLDYLWAGLPIITTDGDAFADMVRTEGLGLVVPAEDPQALADALEKVLYDAEFAKRCSDNIAVVRERFTWEQVLAPLVEFCRNPLPAADRRTGAPAPAVLPVGVAQRVRRDVGLVKEYLEAGGAAEVAKRASGRLRRLVRERLRGR, from the coding sequence ATGGTCTCGGTGGTGGTGGTCAACTACCGCGGGGTCGAGGACACCCTCACCTGCCTGCGCGCGCTGCGCACCGACTTGGATTACCCGGGCGACCGGCTGGAAATCATCTGCGTCGACAACGCCTCCGGCGACGGCTCCGCCGAGCGGCTGCGGGCCGAGCCGGGCGTGCGGGTGGTCGAGTCCCCGGCCAACCTCGGCTTCGCCGGGGGCTGCAACCTCGGTGTCGAGCACGCGAAGGGCCAGGTGCTGGCCTTCCTGAACAACGACGCCCGCCCGCACCGGAACTGGGCGCGGGCCGCGGTCGCGGCGCTGGAGGCGGACCGCACGATCGGCGCCGTCGCCGGCAAGGTGCTCGACTGGGACGGCAAGAAGATCGACTTCGTCGACGGCGGGCTGGCCTGGTACGGCGCCGGGTACAAGCTGCACGCCGGGCAGCCGGACGACGGCAGCCACGACAGCCCGAAGGACGTGCTCTTCGGCACCGGCTCCTCGCTGTTCGTCCGCGCCTCGGTCTTCCGCGAGCTGGGCGGCTTCGACGAGCGCTTCTTCATGTTCTACGAGGACGTCGACCTCGGCTGGCGGATGAACCTGCGCGGCTGGCGGGTCCGCTTCGAGCCGCGCTGCCTCGCCTACCACCGGCACCACGCCTCGATGTCCACTGTGGACAATTCGCGTGAGGCGTACCTGTTGGAGCGCAACGCTCTCGCGGCGCTGTACAAGAACGTCGAGGACGAGACGCTGGCCAAGGCGCTGCCCGCGGCGCTCGCGCTGACCGTGCGCAGGGCGACCGCGCGCGGCGGCGTCGACCCGGAGCAGCTGGAGATCACCCGCAAGCCCGACGGCCCCGACCTCACCGCCCCGGTCGAGGTCCCCAGGATCACCCTCGCCGGTGTGCTGGCGATCGACCGGTTCGTCGAGATGATGCCGTCGCTGAAGGCGTCGCGGGAGGTCGAGCAGGTCGCGCGGCGCCGCTCCGACCGGGATCTGCTCCCGTTGATGCGCAACGCGATGGAGCGCGCCTCGCCGGAGATCCCGTACCTGCTCGCGCACGACGCGCTGGTGGAGACCCTCGGGGTGGACCAGGTCTACGGCCGCCCGCGCAAGATCATGGTGATCACCGCCGACTCGATCTCGAGGAAGATGGCCGGTCCGGCGATCCGCGCGTGGAACATGGCCGAGGTGCTCGGCCGCGAGCACGAGGTCCGCCTGGTCACGCTGAACAAGCACTGCCAGCCGCCGGAAGCGCCGTTCCCGGTGCGCTACATCCCCGCGGCGAAGATGCACGAGCAGACGCCGTGGGCGGACGTGATCGTGTTGCAGGGCCACGTGCTGGAGATGCTGCCGTGGCTGAAGACCTCCGACCAGATCCTGGTCTGCGACGTCTACGACCCGATGCACCTCGAACAGCTGGAGCAGGGCAAGGACCTCGACGCGGGCCGGCGCGCGCACGTGGTCGACGTCGTGACCACGGTGCTGAGCAACCAGCTGGAGCGCGGCGACTTCTTCCTCTGCGCCTCGGAGCGGCAGCGGCACCTGTGGCTGGGCCACCTCGGCGCGATCGGCAGGCTCACGCCGCTGCTCTACGACGCCGATCCGACCGTGCGCTCGCTGCTGGCGGTCTCCCCGTTCGGCCTGTCCGCCAAGCCCGCCGAGCGCACCGGCCCCGGTCTGCGCGCGAACGTCGACGGCATCGGCGAAAGCGACAAGGTCGTGCTGTGGGCCGGTGGCGTCTACTCCTGGTTCGACCCGCTGACCCTCGTGCACGCGGTGGACCGGTTGCGGCACAAGCGCGACGACGTGAAGCTCTGCTTCCTCGGGATGCGCCACCCGAACCCCGACGTTCCCGAGATGGACATGGCAACCCAGACCCGGCGGCTCGCGGAGCGGCTGGACATCGTGGGGCGCCACGTGTTCTTCAACGAGGGCTGGGTGCCCTACGACGAGCGGCAGAACTGGCTGCTGGACGCGAACTGCGGCGTCACGACGCACTACGAGCACGTGGAGACCACCTTCGCGTTCCGCACCAGGACGCTGGACTACCTGTGGGCGGGCCTGCCGATCATCACCACGGACGGTGACGCGTTCGCGGACATGGTGCGCACGGAGGGACTCGGCCTGGTCGTGCCCGCCGAGGACCCGCAGGCGCTGGCCGACGCGCTGGAGAAGGTGCTCTACGACGCGGAGTTCGCCAAGCGCTGCTCGGACAACATCGCCGTGGTGCGCGAGCGGTTCACCTGGGAGCAGGTGCTGGCGCCGCTGGTGGAGTTCTGCCGCAACCCCCTGCCCGCCGCCGACCGCAGGACGGGCGCCCCGGCCCCGGCGGTGCTGCCGGTCGGGGTGGCCCAGCGCGTGCGCAGGGATGTCGGCCTGGTGAAGGAATACCTTGAAGCCGGTGGAGCCGCCGAGGTCGCCAAGCGCGCCTCCGGCCGCCTCCGCCGACTGGTGCGTGAGAGATTGCGGGGCCGTTGA
- a CDS encoding phospholipase D-like domain-containing protein has translation MRRSIRALVTTLLVAGSLSLPATANAAVSDGAVFNNPHVAGQQRAIVDHLRSLIRGAAAGSTISIAIYHFNDGGVVNDLVAARDRGVKVHMVIDSKHSAKPAAVDIVKKLGTDRSKPSWVLVCTKGRACIGDLGTPIMHNKFFLFSDTSGAKNVVVQGSANLTPTNTTKMWNNAVTLVGNTGLYTSYLRYFNDLVAQKKNNNYFRSDVSGNAKTYFFPRASGDTIPNALDNVGCADNTTIRIAMWNFSRDGIAAKLRELAGKKCRVEVIYTKLDAGSHGHLDNHPRITLKKIPGDFIVHSKYMLIEGTYANQKNSKWVFTGSHNYTNAALRENDEALLRLHSAAIHDQYRANFAKMKAS, from the coding sequence ATGCGACGTTCAATCAGAGCACTGGTCACCACGTTGCTCGTGGCCGGTTCGCTTTCCCTGCCCGCGACCGCCAACGCCGCCGTTTCCGACGGCGCCGTCTTCAACAACCCGCACGTCGCGGGGCAACAGCGCGCGATCGTCGACCACCTGCGCTCCCTGATCAGGGGTGCGGCCGCCGGCTCGACCATCTCCATCGCGATCTACCACTTCAACGACGGCGGGGTGGTGAACGACCTCGTCGCCGCGCGGGACCGCGGGGTGAAGGTGCACATGGTGATCGACAGCAAGCACTCCGCGAAGCCCGCCGCCGTCGACATCGTCAAGAAGCTCGGCACGGACCGCTCGAAGCCGTCCTGGGTCCTGGTGTGCACCAAGGGCCGCGCGTGCATCGGCGACCTCGGCACGCCGATCATGCACAACAAGTTCTTCCTGTTCTCCGATACGTCGGGGGCGAAGAACGTCGTCGTGCAGGGTTCGGCGAACCTGACGCCGACCAACACGACGAAGATGTGGAACAACGCGGTGACCCTCGTCGGGAACACCGGGCTCTACACCTCGTACCTGCGCTACTTCAACGACCTGGTGGCGCAGAAGAAGAACAACAACTACTTCCGCTCCGACGTCAGCGGCAACGCGAAGACCTACTTCTTCCCGCGCGCGAGCGGCGACACCATCCCCAACGCGCTCGACAACGTCGGCTGCGCCGACAACACGACCATCCGGATCGCGATGTGGAACTTCAGCCGCGACGGCATCGCCGCCAAGCTCCGCGAGCTGGCCGGGAAGAAGTGCCGGGTCGAGGTCATCTACACCAAACTCGACGCGGGCAGCCACGGGCACCTGGACAACCACCCGCGGATCACGTTGAAGAAGATCCCCGGCGACTTCATCGTGCACTCGAAGTACATGCTGATCGAGGGCACCTACGCCAACCAGAAGAACAGCAAGTGGGTGTTCACCGGCAGCCACAACTACACCAACGCGGCGCTCCGCGAGAACGACGAGGCACTGCTGCGCCTGCACTCCGCCGCCATCCACGACCAGTACCGCGCCAACTTCGCCAAGATGAAGGCGTCCTGA
- a CDS encoding glycosyltransferase family 4 protein, whose amino-acid sequence MLIDATSVPADRGGVGRYVDALVAALDADGSRITVVCQPRDAELYGELAPNARVVVATETVATRTSRLTWEQATLPGLVRKLNVQVVHSPHYTAPLANPVASVVTLHDATFFTDVTLHSSVKARFFRAWTRTSLRRAAVCVVPSRATASELVRVAGADPRILHVAPHGVEHDRFHPPTPEEVRRVRDDLSLRDSEYVAFLGTLEPRKNVPALIRGFARACRGRADPPALVLAGQPGWDSQVERALDSVPHRLRVIRSGYLPFDNLAGFLGGAQLVCYPSLGEGFGLPMLEAMACGASVLTTRRLSLPEVGGDAVAYCGVGAGDIAAALSDLFDDPERRAALSAAAQARAKEFTWAASAAKHREAYARAAVLHRRGR is encoded by the coding sequence GTGCTCATCGACGCCACTTCCGTGCCTGCCGACCGCGGTGGGGTCGGCCGCTACGTCGACGCGCTCGTCGCCGCCCTGGACGCGGACGGCTCCCGGATCACCGTGGTCTGCCAGCCCCGGGACGCCGAGCTGTACGGCGAGCTCGCCCCGAACGCGCGGGTCGTCGTCGCCACCGAGACGGTCGCGACCAGGACCTCGCGGCTGACCTGGGAGCAGGCGACCCTGCCCGGCCTGGTCCGCAAGCTCAACGTGCAGGTGGTCCACTCCCCGCACTACACGGCGCCGCTGGCCAACCCCGTCGCGTCCGTGGTCACGCTGCACGACGCCACCTTCTTCACCGACGTGACGCTGCACTCCTCGGTGAAGGCCCGCTTCTTCCGCGCCTGGACCAGGACCTCGCTGCGCCGCGCCGCCGTCTGCGTGGTGCCCAGCCGCGCCACCGCGTCCGAGCTGGTCCGCGTCGCGGGCGCCGACCCGCGCATCCTGCACGTGGCCCCGCACGGCGTCGAGCACGACCGGTTCCACCCGCCCACGCCGGAGGAGGTGCGCCGGGTCCGCGACGACCTGTCGCTGCGCGACTCCGAGTACGTGGCGTTCCTCGGCACCCTCGAACCGCGCAAGAACGTGCCCGCGCTGATCAGGGGTTTCGCCAGGGCGTGCCGCGGCAGAGCGGACCCGCCCGCTCTCGTGCTCGCGGGCCAGCCCGGGTGGGACAGCCAGGTCGAGCGCGCGCTGGACTCCGTGCCGCACCGGCTGCGGGTGATCCGCTCCGGCTACCTGCCCTTCGACAACCTCGCCGGTTTCCTCGGCGGCGCCCAGCTCGTCTGCTACCCCAGCCTCGGTGAGGGCTTCGGCCTGCCCATGCTGGAGGCCATGGCCTGCGGGGCTTCGGTGCTGACCACGCGTCGCCTGAGCCTGCCCGAGGTCGGCGGGGACGCGGTCGCCTACTGCGGCGTCGGCGCCGGTGACATCGCCGCCGCCCTGTCCGACCTCTTCGACGACCCCGAGCGCCGCGCCGCCTTGTCCGCCGCTGCCCAGGCCCGCGCCAAGGAGTTCACGTGGGCGGCGAGCGCGGCCAAGCACCGCGAGGCCTACGCCCGCGCCGCCGTCCTCCACCGCCGCGGCCGCTGA
- the manB gene encoding mannose-1-phosphate guanylyltransferase — MSVDAVLLVGGKGTRLRPLTLSAPKPMLPTAGVPFLTHMLSRIRAAGITHVVLGTSYKAEVFEEHFGDGSHLGLELEYVVEEVPLGTGGGIRNVADRLRGDTAMIFNGDILSGVDLGAVLDTHREADADVTLHLVKVEDPRRFGCVPTDGDGRVTAFLEKTDNPPTDQINAGCYVFRRSVLESIPAGREVSVERETFPGLLASGARVQGHVDASYWLDLGTPAAFVRGSADLARGIAPSAALPKPAGEAIVLDGAVLREGATVTGGATIGAGCQLGVDAKVDGAVVFDGAVIGAGAVVERSVIGAHARIGDGAVVRDAVIGDGAVVGANCELRDGVRVWPGVHLPDGGVRFSADA; from the coding sequence ATGAGCGTTGACGCCGTCCTGCTCGTCGGCGGAAAGGGCACCCGGCTGCGGCCGTTGACGCTCTCCGCCCCCAAGCCGATGCTGCCGACGGCCGGTGTGCCGTTCCTCACGCACATGCTCTCCCGCATCCGCGCCGCCGGGATCACCCACGTCGTGCTGGGCACCTCCTACAAGGCGGAGGTCTTCGAGGAGCACTTCGGCGACGGCTCCCACCTGGGCCTGGAGCTGGAGTACGTGGTCGAGGAGGTCCCGCTGGGCACCGGCGGCGGCATCCGCAACGTGGCCGACCGGCTGCGCGGCGACACCGCGATGATCTTCAACGGGGACATCCTGTCCGGCGTGGATCTGGGCGCGGTGCTCGACACCCACCGCGAGGCCGACGCGGACGTGACGCTGCACCTGGTAAAGGTCGAAGATCCGCGCCGGTTCGGGTGTGTCCCCACCGATGGGGACGGCCGGGTCACCGCGTTCCTGGAGAAGACCGACAACCCGCCGACCGACCAGATCAACGCGGGCTGCTACGTCTTCCGCCGCTCGGTGCTGGAGTCCATCCCCGCGGGCCGCGAGGTCTCCGTCGAGCGCGAGACCTTCCCCGGCCTGCTCGCCTCTGGAGCACGGGTGCAGGGGCACGTGGACGCCTCCTACTGGCTCGACCTGGGCACTCCGGCGGCGTTCGTGCGGGGCTCGGCCGACCTCGCTCGCGGTATCGCGCCGTCCGCTGCGCTGCCCAAGCCGGCCGGTGAGGCGATCGTGCTCGACGGTGCTGTGCTGCGCGAAGGCGCCACGGTCACCGGCGGAGCCACGATCGGCGCGGGGTGCCAGCTCGGGGTGGACGCGAAGGTCGACGGTGCCGTGGTCTTCGACGGCGCGGTGATCGGGGCGGGCGCGGTCGTGGAGCGGTCTGTGATCGGCGCGCACGCGCGCATCGGCGACGGCGCGGTCGTCCGGGACGCGGTGATCGGCGACGGTGCCGTCGTCGGCGCGAACTGCGAGCTGCGCGATGGCGTGCGAGTGTGGCCCGGCGTGCACCTTCCCGACGGCGGAGTCCGCTTCTCCGCCGACGCCTGA
- a CDS encoding GNAT family N-acetyltransferase, producing MGQLRIRPLHKLSDDQFDVVQDIFEQAYPDWLRLSIDELDGGKGSDRIAVAGMLGEVPVGFAAVRVLPRSGWSFLRYFAITPDRRREGLGRRMWTELVEYLAVNVAPRRLLWEAQLPERAAPGSPQHDARSTALAFYESIGGEVLPVHDYVMPTTLGLPAEPMLLMALDPAGPVKDPNGLVKALLSEHYGVERYQV from the coding sequence ATGGGCCAGCTTCGGATCCGGCCGCTGCACAAGCTGTCGGATGACCAGTTCGATGTCGTCCAGGACATCTTTGAGCAGGCATATCCCGACTGGCTGCGGTTGTCCATCGACGAGCTCGACGGTGGGAAGGGCTCGGATCGGATCGCCGTCGCGGGAATGCTGGGCGAGGTTCCGGTGGGCTTCGCGGCCGTCCGCGTGCTCCCCCGATCGGGTTGGTCTTTCCTCCGGTACTTCGCGATCACGCCCGACCGCAGGCGCGAGGGGCTCGGCCGCAGGATGTGGACCGAGCTGGTCGAGTACCTGGCGGTGAACGTCGCTCCGCGCAGGCTCCTGTGGGAGGCGCAGCTGCCCGAACGCGCGGCTCCCGGCTCGCCGCAGCACGACGCGCGCAGCACCGCGCTGGCCTTCTACGAGTCCATCGGCGGCGAGGTCCTGCCGGTGCACGACTACGTGATGCCGACGACGCTCGGACTGCCCGCCGAGCCGATGCTGCTCATGGCGCTCGACCCGGCCGGTCCGGTGAAGGACCCGAACGGCCTGGTCAAAGCGTTGCTGTCGGAGCACTACGGCGTGGAGCGCTACCAGGTCTGA
- a CDS encoding glycosyltransferase family 2 protein, with protein MRSTVVVVTWRGREHIEACLNALKAQDRPHRTLVVDNASDDGTAELLRDVEVLRLNKNLGYAGGISAAVRHVGTEFVAWLNDDAAPEPGWLGALEDALDGHPGAAAASSVLLTPAGAVQSTGVRLTHDGHGADIDRESEQVFGFCGGAVLLRTDVLREVGGVPAHFFCYYEDTDTAWRLRLNGHEIVPARSARVRHLHGASTEPGSWNFHLWNERNRLLMLLRCAPAAVAARQLAKFAALTAVLPLRRSRPDALNFSVRLRLRVLGEVLIKLPGSRRAGTSARRRAVWARWAGQTW; from the coding sequence GTGCGGAGCACAGTGGTCGTGGTGACGTGGCGTGGGCGCGAGCACATCGAGGCATGCCTGAACGCCCTCAAGGCCCAAGATCGTCCACACAGGACACTCGTGGTGGACAACGCGTCCGACGACGGGACAGCCGAACTGCTGCGCGACGTGGAAGTGTTGCGCCTCAACAAGAATCTCGGTTACGCGGGCGGAATCTCCGCCGCTGTCCGCCACGTCGGCACGGAGTTCGTGGCCTGGCTCAACGACGATGCCGCGCCGGAGCCGGGCTGGTTGGGCGCACTTGAAGACGCACTCGACGGCCATCCCGGCGCGGCCGCCGCCAGCTCGGTGCTGCTCACCCCGGCCGGCGCGGTGCAGTCGACCGGCGTGCGGCTGACCCACGACGGCCACGGGGCCGACATCGACCGGGAAAGCGAGCAGGTTTTCGGTTTCTGCGGCGGAGCGGTGCTGCTGCGGACCGACGTCCTCCGCGAGGTGGGCGGAGTTCCGGCGCACTTCTTCTGCTACTACGAGGACACCGACACCGCGTGGCGCCTCAGGCTCAACGGGCACGAGATCGTCCCAGCTCGGAGCGCGCGCGTGCGCCACCTCCACGGCGCGAGCACCGAGCCCGGCTCGTGGAACTTCCACCTCTGGAACGAGCGGAACCGCCTGCTCATGCTGCTGCGCTGCGCTCCGGCCGCGGTCGCGGCGCGCCAACTCGCGAAGTTCGCCGCGCTGACCGCCGTGCTGCCACTGCGCAGGTCACGGCCGGACGCGCTGAACTTCTCCGTCCGGCTGCGGCTGCGCGTGCTGGGCGAGGTGCTGATCAAGCTGCCGGGCTCGCGGCGCGCGGGAACCTCCGCACGGCGGCGCGCGGTCTGGGCCCGGTGGGCGGGTCAGACCTGGTAG
- a CDS encoding glycosyltransferase family 4 protein, producing the protein MPELVVVAEQVLAPVPGGTARYTRELVRALAATAPAGWEVSTVVARHADPSAAIIPGANGPRVLSLPRRALTAAWERGLPLWPGGDSLHAPTPLAPARAKRGRSLVVTVHDTVPWTHPETLTRRGVSWHRRMITRAVERADAVVVPTAAVAADLSLHAPGSTRVEVIGEGVPASLREPSESIREAVVRRLAVPRRYLLAVGTVEPRKGLDVLIKALAEDVVPDVPLLVVGAQGWGKVDLAALARAAGLDAGRVRQLGAVTDVDLGVLLHGAAALVAPSQAEGFGLPVLEAMAAGVPVVHSDAPALVEVAGGAGISVPRNDATALARALRTVLTDAEHAAAMVDAGRLRARDHTWENAARLAWRVHERCYAAASAKIT; encoded by the coding sequence ATGCCGGAGTTGGTTGTGGTGGCGGAGCAGGTGCTTGCGCCCGTGCCTGGCGGGACCGCGCGGTACACCAGGGAGCTGGTGCGCGCGCTGGCCGCGACCGCGCCCGCGGGCTGGGAGGTCAGCACCGTCGTCGCCCGGCACGCCGACCCGAGCGCCGCGATCATTCCCGGCGCGAACGGCCCCAGGGTGCTCAGCCTGCCCAGGCGGGCACTGACCGCCGCGTGGGAACGGGGGCTGCCGTTATGGCCCGGCGGCGACTCCCTGCACGCACCGACACCTTTGGCACCTGCGCGGGCGAAGCGCGGGCGGAGTCTCGTCGTCACCGTCCACGACACCGTTCCGTGGACTCATCCCGAGACGCTGACCAGGCGCGGGGTGAGCTGGCACCGGCGCATGATCACGCGAGCCGTGGAGCGGGCTGACGCCGTCGTGGTGCCGACCGCCGCCGTCGCCGCCGACCTCAGCCTCCACGCGCCGGGGTCGACCCGGGTCGAGGTGATCGGTGAAGGTGTTCCGGCGAGCCTGCGCGAGCCTTCGGAGTCGATTCGCGAGGCAGTCGTGCGGCGCTTGGCCGTGCCGCGGCGATACCTGCTGGCAGTGGGCACCGTGGAGCCGCGCAAGGGGCTCGACGTGCTGATCAAGGCGCTCGCCGAGGACGTGGTGCCGGATGTGCCGCTGCTCGTCGTCGGCGCGCAGGGCTGGGGCAAGGTCGACCTGGCGGCGCTCGCGCGGGCGGCAGGGCTGGACGCGGGGCGGGTCCGGCAGCTCGGCGCGGTGACCGATGTCGATCTCGGAGTACTGCTGCACGGAGCGGCGGCCTTGGTGGCGCCGAGCCAGGCCGAAGGGTTCGGGCTTCCCGTGCTCGAAGCCATGGCCGCCGGGGTTCCGGTCGTCCACTCCGACGCGCCCGCGCTGGTCGAGGTAGCCGGGGGTGCCGGTATCTCCGTCCCCAGGAACGACGCCACCGCGCTGGCCCGCGCACTCCGCACCGTGCTGACCGACGCCGAGCACGCTGCGGCGATGGTGGACGCGGGCAGGCTGCGAGCACGGGACCACACCTGGGAAAACGCCGCGCGGCTCGCTTGGCGGGTGCATGAGCGCTGCTACGCCGCGGCGAGCGCGAAGATCACCTGA
- a CDS encoding glycosyltransferase family 4 protein: MAELRVLLDGNPLLGDRTGVGRYTSALAEELASMAEIQVRAVAFTTRGWRQLRTVVPHGVKARGLPVPARALRACWLRSSLPPVELFAGPTDVVHGTNFVLPPSLRAGGVLTIHDLAFLDAADELSQVESDLPELVRVSAKRAAVILTPTQAVADVVQERLRVPSDKIVVTPLGVDPAWFVAQAPSLPLRRRLRLPESYVLYVGAENPRKGLPNLLKAHGASAALPPLVLAGPGAARVDGDVIRTGYLSELDLRRVVAGAAALVLPSRDEGFGLPVLEALACGVPVVCSDVPSLREVAGGQALHVPVGDVEALTDALETVVKSSADAATLAARRTRAAEFTWRRCAELTVDAYHRAAS; this comes from the coding sequence ATGGCTGAGTTGCGGGTCCTGCTGGACGGCAACCCGTTGCTGGGTGACCGGACGGGCGTCGGCCGCTACACCTCGGCGCTGGCCGAGGAGCTGGCGTCGATGGCCGAGATCCAGGTCCGCGCGGTGGCGTTCACCACCCGTGGCTGGCGTCAGCTGCGCACCGTGGTGCCGCACGGCGTGAAGGCCCGTGGCCTGCCGGTGCCCGCGCGGGCGCTGCGGGCGTGCTGGCTGCGCTCCTCGCTGCCGCCTGTGGAGCTGTTCGCCGGGCCGACCGACGTCGTGCACGGCACCAACTTCGTGCTGCCGCCCTCACTGCGGGCAGGTGGCGTGCTGACCATCCACGACCTGGCGTTCCTCGACGCCGCGGACGAACTGTCCCAGGTGGAGAGCGATCTGCCGGAGCTCGTCCGCGTTTCGGCCAAGCGCGCCGCGGTGATCCTCACGCCGACACAGGCCGTGGCGGACGTGGTGCAGGAGCGGCTGCGGGTGCCGTCAGACAAGATCGTCGTGACCCCGCTCGGCGTGGACCCGGCGTGGTTCGTGGCGCAGGCGCCGAGCCTGCCCCTGCGCAGGCGGCTCAGGCTGCCGGAGAGCTACGTGCTGTACGTGGGCGCGGAGAACCCCCGCAAGGGACTGCCGAACCTGCTGAAGGCGCACGGGGCCAGCGCCGCGCTGCCGCCGCTCGTGCTCGCCGGGCCCGGTGCCGCGCGGGTGGACGGCGACGTGATCCGCACCGGCTACCTCTCCGAGCTGGACCTGCGCCGCGTGGTGGCGGGTGCCGCCGCGCTGGTGCTGCCGTCGCGGGACGAGGGCTTCGGCCTGCCCGTGCTGGAGGCGCTGGCGTGCGGGGTGCCCGTGGTCTGCTCCGACGTGCCGTCACTGCGCGAGGTGGCCGGAGGCCAGGCGCTGCACGTCCCCGTCGGCGACGTGGAGGCGCTGACCGACGCGTTGGAGACGGTGGTGAAGTCCTCCGCCGACGCCGCCACGCTCGCGGCCCGCAGGACCAGGGCGGCGGAGTTCACCTGGCGGCGCTGCGCGGAACTGACCGTCGACGCCTACCACCGCGCCGCCTCCTGA
- a CDS encoding glycosyltransferase family 2 protein — MTSEPKSYGDELGVITVTYSPGETLGRFLDTLVKATSRDVRVVLADNGSTDGVPEAAAAERDNVEFLPTGGNLGYGGGANRGVAALPDSVGWVVVANPDLEWGDGSLDELLKAAQRWPRGGAFGPLIREPNGEVYPSARLLPELGRGIGHALFGKIWAGNPWTRQYRQEDKAVRERTAGWLSGSCLLMRREAFDSVAGFDPRYFMFFEDVDLGDRLARKGWQNVYVPSAEVVHIGGVSTAKVKPKMLAAHHDSAYRYLADRHPGPLWAPVRLAIRAGLALRLKLEVRGAR; from the coding sequence GTGACCAGCGAACCCAAGTCCTACGGCGACGAGCTCGGCGTGATCACGGTGACCTACTCGCCGGGGGAGACCCTCGGCCGGTTCCTGGACACGCTGGTCAAGGCCACCAGCCGCGATGTGCGGGTGGTGCTCGCCGACAACGGGTCCACCGACGGCGTGCCGGAGGCGGCGGCCGCGGAGCGGGACAACGTCGAGTTCCTCCCCACGGGCGGCAACCTGGGCTACGGCGGTGGCGCGAACCGCGGGGTGGCGGCGCTGCCGGACTCCGTGGGGTGGGTCGTGGTGGCCAACCCCGACCTGGAGTGGGGCGACGGCTCACTGGACGAGCTGCTCAAGGCGGCGCAGCGGTGGCCGAGGGGCGGCGCGTTCGGCCCGCTGATCCGCGAGCCCAACGGCGAGGTCTACCCGTCGGCTCGGTTGCTGCCGGAACTGGGCCGCGGCATCGGGCACGCCCTGTTCGGCAAGATCTGGGCGGGCAACCCGTGGACGCGGCAGTACCGCCAGGAGGACAAGGCCGTCCGCGAGCGCACCGCCGGGTGGCTGTCCGGCTCGTGCCTGCTGATGCGGCGCGAGGCGTTCGACTCCGTCGCCGGGTTCGACCCGCGCTACTTCATGTTCTTCGAGGACGTCGACCTCGGTGACCGGCTGGCCCGCAAGGGCTGGCAAAACGTGTACGTGCCCTCCGCCGAGGTCGTCCACATCGGTGGGGTGTCCACGGCGAAGGTCAAGCCGAAGATGCTGGCCGCGCACCACGACAGCGCCTACCGCTACCTCGCCGACCGGCACCCCGGCCCGCTCTGGGCCCCGGTCCGGCTGGCGATCAGGGCAGGCCTCGCGCTCCGCCTGAAGCTGGAGGTCCGCGGCGCCCGCTGA